A genomic segment from Candidatus Desulfarcum epimagneticum encodes:
- a CDS encoding conserved hypothetical protein (Evidence 4 : Unknown function but conserved in other organisms), whose translation MKSIKYLLLTLSLIFLSGCLLTKAVTVPMRVGGAVISVVPVVGDVVDEAIDKAADVVDKIPL comes from the coding sequence ATGAAATCTATAAAATACTTGCTGTTGACTTTGTCTTTGATCTTTTTAAGCGGATGCCTGTTAACAAAGGCCGTGACTGTGCCCATGAGGGTGGGAGGGGCTGTTATTTCGGTTGTTCCTGTGGTGGGGGACGTGGTGGATGAGGCCATTGATAAGGCGGCGGATGTGGTGGATAAGATTCCTCTGTAA
- a CDS encoding hypothetical protein (Evidence 5 : Unknown function) has protein sequence MSRQKQTRPRAKVAALIHASPGEIIFTSCGKESDNATIESNPGKKHIIASRVERPAAKTFSTLISSIYYFTTRCKGNPLL, from the coding sequence ATGTCGCGGCAAAAACAGACGAGGCCCCGGGCAAAAGTCGCCGCGCTGATCCATGCCTCCCCAGGGGAAATCATATTCACCAGCTGCGGAAAGGAGAGCGACAACGCCACCATTGAGTCAAACCCCGGCAAAAAACATATCATCGCCTCCCGGGTGGAGCGCCCCGCCGCAAAAACCTTTTCGACATTAATCAGCAGTATATATTACTTTACCACGAGATGTAAAGGAAACCCCTTGTTGTGA
- a CDS encoding conserved hypothetical protein (Evidence 4 : Unknown function but conserved in other organisms): MRNNIPFGYLFILFWFIFVPPLLSYAAEKNIDLSKGQVLYVPAYSHIYSGNRERPFMLTVTLSIRNIDPKHRIKINMVDYYETQGKLLKKYMDKPIILNPLGSLRYVISERDKTGGSGANFMVEWQSNKFVNPPIIESIMIGTQSQQGVSFTSRGKVIYTAD; the protein is encoded by the coding sequence ATGAGAAATAATATTCCTTTTGGATATTTGTTTATTTTATTTTGGTTTATTTTTGTTCCACCCCTTTTATCATATGCCGCTGAAAAAAACATTGACTTGTCAAAAGGCCAGGTTCTGTACGTGCCCGCTTATTCACACATTTATAGTGGCAATAGAGAGAGACCTTTCATGTTGACGGTGACATTGAGCATTAGAAACATTGATCCAAAGCATCGAATCAAAATCAACATGGTTGATTATTATGAAACGCAAGGCAAATTGTTGAAAAAATATATGGACAAACCCATCATATTGAATCCATTAGGCTCTTTGCGCTATGTGATATCAGAAAGAGACAAAACTGGGGGGTCAGGCGCCAATTTTATGGTTGAATGGCAATCCAATAAATTTGTTAATCCCCCCATTATTGAATCAATAATGATTGGCACGCAATCACAACAAGGGGTTTCCTTTACATCTCGTGGTAAAGTAATATATACTGCTGATTAA
- a CDS encoding ABC transporter permease, with protein MDISPAMLFSGVLAVAAPIVLAVLGETLTEKSGVINLSIDGVILLTAMVAFATAYETGSVAAGFVSAAAVGGLCALVVAVFSVYLGRSQTAVGFALTLMARDLAYFLGNPYAGVRGPQAETAPIWLLRDIPFFGEAFFSHSVPVYMGFFLTFLLWFFIYKTPAGLSLRSVGERPEASYARGLSPRPIRMLCVVCGGIFTGLAGAAFSLSVKPGWGRPQGAEGTGWIALALVIFGGWHPVRAVLGACFFSFLQIAGIYFQGWFPSIPAQALQIAPFPLMIFALLIMDFAQKESVLDWAGKRRLAKSVLKIFSGRPPAALGKPYKPD; from the coding sequence ATGGACATCAGCCCGGCCATGCTTTTTTCAGGGGTCCTGGCGGTGGCCGCGCCCATTGTCCTGGCGGTTCTGGGCGAGACCCTGACGGAAAAATCCGGGGTCATCAATCTGTCCATAGACGGCGTCATCCTTTTAACCGCCATGGTCGCCTTTGCGACGGCCTATGAAACCGGCAGCGTGGCGGCGGGCTTTGTCTCGGCGGCGGCGGTGGGAGGGCTGTGCGCCCTGGTGGTGGCGGTTTTCAGCGTTTACCTGGGCCGGTCCCAGACAGCGGTGGGCTTCGCTTTGACCCTCATGGCCCGGGACCTCGCCTATTTCCTCGGAAACCCCTACGCCGGGGTCCGGGGGCCCCAGGCCGAGACGGCGCCCATCTGGCTCCTGCGCGACATTCCCTTTTTCGGCGAGGCGTTTTTTTCCCATTCCGTCCCGGTTTACATGGGCTTTTTTCTGACCTTTCTGCTCTGGTTTTTCATATACAAAACCCCCGCGGGCCTGAGCCTGAGATCCGTGGGCGAGCGCCCCGAGGCGTCTTACGCCCGGGGGCTTTCCCCCCGGCCCATCCGGATGCTCTGCGTGGTGTGCGGGGGGATTTTCACGGGCCTTGCGGGCGCGGCCTTTTCCCTTTCGGTGAAGCCGGGCTGGGGCCGCCCCCAGGGGGCCGAGGGAACGGGCTGGATCGCCCTGGCCCTGGTGATTTTCGGGGGATGGCATCCGGTCCGGGCCGTTTTGGGCGCCTGTTTTTTTTCGTTTCTGCAAATCGCGGGCATTTATTTCCAGGGCTGGTTTCCCTCGATCCCGGCCCAGGCGCTTCAGATCGCCCCCTTTCCCCTGATGATATTCGCCCTTCTGATCATGGATTTCGCCCAGAAAGAATCGGTCCTGGACTGGGCCGGCAAAAGACGGCTGGCGAAATCCGTCCTGAAGATTTTTTCCGGCCGCCCCCCGGCCGCTTTGGGAAAGCCTTATAAGCCGGATTGA
- a CDS encoding ABC transporter permease: protein MSAKSAGPSPAIYGLMRKPPPLLSSVFRACAAAGAAFAFAALALFLAGADPVDACFLMLKGSLGSWGKFARVIQVWIPLVLCACGLLFTFRMNLWNIGVEGQMIVGAVCATALLRMGPAVDFPALFLCLSFFAGAAGGALWAMVAGFLKTKGGVNEIFAGLGLNFVAQGLVLWLIFGKWRRPGSASMSGTALFEPGLWLSVWPNFRISPAGLALALAAIAAAGFVLNRARIGLHFRAIGENRAAAFLLGARPARLMIIGMVLAGGFAGLAGTVQVTGVYHRLIPAISSNYGYLALLVAMLSNYGIRMVPVVAFFFACLNVGSIQLPMVLQIDSSLSGVIQGALVLAALGARSWHDLKHTRRAE, encoded by the coding sequence ATGTCGGCGAAATCGGCCGGGCCATCGCCGGCGATATACGGTCTGATGCGTAAGCCTCCGCCGCTTCTGAGTTCTGTTTTCCGCGCGTGCGCGGCGGCCGGGGCCGCCTTCGCGTTCGCGGCCCTGGCGCTGTTCCTGGCGGGCGCCGATCCTGTTGATGCGTGTTTTCTGATGCTCAAGGGCTCCCTGGGCTCCTGGGGAAAATTCGCCCGGGTCATCCAGGTGTGGATTCCTTTGGTCCTTTGCGCCTGCGGACTGCTTTTCACATTCAGAATGAACCTGTGGAACATCGGGGTGGAAGGCCAGATGATCGTGGGCGCCGTGTGCGCCACCGCCCTGCTCAGGATGGGGCCGGCCGTGGATTTCCCGGCCCTGTTTCTCTGCCTGTCCTTTTTCGCCGGCGCGGCGGGCGGGGCGCTGTGGGCCATGGTCGCGGGTTTTTTAAAAACAAAGGGCGGGGTCAACGAAATTTTCGCGGGTCTGGGGCTCAACTTTGTGGCCCAGGGCCTTGTGCTGTGGCTGATATTCGGGAAGTGGCGGCGCCCCGGCTCGGCCTCCATGAGCGGCACGGCGCTTTTTGAGCCCGGGCTGTGGCTTTCGGTCTGGCCGAATTTCCGGATCTCCCCGGCGGGTCTGGCGCTGGCGCTGGCCGCCATCGCGGCCGCCGGGTTTGTGTTGAACCGGGCCCGGATCGGCCTTCATTTCCGGGCCATCGGGGAAAACCGCGCGGCGGCCTTTCTTCTGGGCGCCAGACCCGCCCGGCTGATGATCATCGGCATGGTTCTGGCCGGGGGGTTCGCGGGGCTGGCCGGGACCGTCCAGGTCACCGGGGTCTATCACCGCCTGATACCGGCCATCTCCAGCAATTACGGATACCTGGCGCTTCTGGTGGCCATGCTTTCCAACTACGGGATTCGAATGGTTCCGGTGGTGGCGTTTTTTTTCGCCTGTCTGAATGTGGGCAGCATCCAGCTTCCCATGGTTTTGCAGATCGACTCTTCCTTAAGCGGGGTGATCCAGGGCGCCCTGGTCCTGGCGGCCCTGGGAGCCAGATCCTGGCACGACCTTAAACACACACGGCGGGCGGAATAA
- a CDS encoding Sugar ABC transporter ATP-binding protein, producing the protein MTHRDSDIHVEMRDIRKYYGPVKANDGVSLVIKKGSIHGALGENGAGKSTLMKILAGAVQKTGGSIRIDGRRADFKNPAMALRAGVGMLFQEPMDFPGLTVLENFMLGQSGGDRKTFLKKLEGAMARFNFNLDPGALEESLTIGQRHQLELLRLLEKGVRVLILDEPATGISDRLKEGLFEALRRLAAMGKSVVLVSHKLEDVRALCDEVTVLRRGKVAGRISRPFDAETVFEMMFKTRPPPFRAPASVAGEAVLEFRHVSAGGPGPGLKNCHVTARRGEITALLGVEGSGQSLFFRMGAGLKRPGAGEVFLRGQNMTGKPFRRFQEMGAAFLPADRVGEGLISSFSISEHFILKRKKGFFLNRKQGLETARAAIGRFDIKGSPGSAAGALSGGNQQRLLMSFLPQNPAVLLLEDPARGLDPESARMVWERLKRHAVNGAAVLFSSSEIDDAIMAAHRALVFFNGAIIKDFNMENADVGEIGRAIAGDIRSDA; encoded by the coding sequence ATGACCCACCGGGATTCGGACATCCACGTTGAGATGAGAGACATTCGCAAGTATTACGGCCCCGTCAAAGCCAACGACGGCGTGTCGCTTGTGATCAAGAAAGGCTCTATTCATGGAGCGCTGGGCGAAAACGGGGCCGGCAAAAGCACGCTGATGAAAATTCTGGCCGGCGCCGTTCAAAAAACCGGCGGCTCCATTCGGATCGACGGCCGCAGGGCGGACTTTAAGAATCCGGCCATGGCCCTTCGCGCCGGTGTCGGCATGCTGTTTCAGGAGCCGATGGATTTTCCGGGCCTGACGGTTCTGGAAAATTTTATGCTGGGTCAGTCCGGGGGCGACCGGAAAACCTTTTTGAAGAAACTGGAAGGGGCCATGGCCCGGTTCAATTTCAACCTGGACCCGGGGGCCCTGGAGGAGAGTCTCACCATCGGCCAGCGGCATCAGCTGGAGCTTTTGCGTCTTTTGGAAAAAGGCGTCCGGGTTCTTATACTGGACGAGCCCGCCACCGGGATATCGGACCGTTTGAAAGAGGGGCTGTTTGAGGCGCTGCGCCGTCTGGCCGCCATGGGAAAAAGCGTGGTTCTGGTGTCCCATAAACTGGAGGATGTCCGGGCGCTTTGCGATGAGGTCACGGTGTTAAGGCGCGGGAAGGTCGCCGGCCGGATCAGCCGGCCTTTTGACGCCGAGACCGTGTTTGAGATGATGTTTAAGACCAGGCCCCCACCCTTTCGCGCCCCGGCGTCGGTCGCGGGCGAGGCGGTTTTGGAGTTTCGGCATGTGAGCGCCGGGGGCCCGGGGCCGGGCCTGAAAAACTGCCATGTCACGGCGCGCCGGGGAGAAATCACGGCGCTTCTGGGCGTGGAGGGAAGCGGCCAGTCCCTTTTTTTCCGGATGGGCGCCGGGCTCAAGCGGCCGGGCGCGGGCGAGGTTTTCCTGCGGGGCCAAAACATGACCGGAAAACCTTTCCGCCGCTTTCAGGAAATGGGCGCGGCCTTTCTGCCGGCGGACCGGGTGGGGGAGGGGCTGATTTCCTCCTTTTCCATCTCCGAGCATTTTATCCTGAAAAGAAAAAAAGGCTTTTTTTTAAATCGAAAACAGGGCCTTGAAACGGCCCGGGCGGCCATCGGCCGTTTTGACATCAAAGGCTCCCCCGGCTCCGCCGCCGGGGCGCTTTCCGGGGGAAACCAGCAGCGGCTGCTCATGTCCTTTCTTCCTCAAAATCCCGCTGTTTTGCTCCTGGAGGACCCGGCCCGGGGGCTGGACCCCGAATCGGCCCGCATGGTGTGGGAGCGCCTGAAACGCCACGCCGTGAACGGGGCCGCTGTTTTGTTCTCCTCCTCTGAAATCGACGACGCCATCATGGCCGCCCACCGCGCCCTTGTGTTTTTCAACGGCGCCATTATTAAGGATTTTAACATGGAAAACGCCGATGTCGGCGAAATCGGCCGGGCCATCGCCGGCGATATACGGTCTGATGCGTAA
- a CDS encoding BMP family ABC transporter substrate-binding protein, with amino-acid sequence MMNKKTFGSIFAVAVALSMLMMAPAHSVRAAEKEWVFGLLLVGPRNDRGWSQAHFEAGKYVEKKIPGTRMIYIDKVNPSDRPGVTVPQLVEDMVEKGARLIIANSDDMKDGARQAALMYPGVRFIHVSGDDVLTGKAPKNLSNLMGRMEYGKMMAGFAAALSTKTGKLAYLGPLLNEETRRLTASAYLGARYAWEKVLGKDPKDLTFKVTWIGFWFNIPGVTADPTQVTRNFFNSGHDVVISGIDTTEALVVADQKRREGKRVWAVPYDYVGACGSAPEVCLGVPYFNWGPDYVNFIKKLRAGRWESEWIWSHPDWKNINDPDSSPVGFIPGKGLSANAKKSLDAFIQDLGSGAVNLFTGPLDYQDGSVFVKKGETATDSQVWRMRDLLKGMTGRGAAE; translated from the coding sequence ATGATGAATAAAAAAACCTTTGGATCCATCTTCGCCGTCGCCGTGGCGCTGTCCATGCTGATGATGGCCCCGGCCCATTCCGTCCGGGCCGCTGAAAAAGAATGGGTCTTCGGCCTCCTTCTGGTGGGGCCGCGCAATGACCGGGGCTGGAGCCAGGCCCATTTCGAGGCCGGGAAGTATGTGGAGAAAAAAATCCCCGGGACCCGGATGATTTATATCGACAAGGTCAATCCCTCGGACCGGCCCGGCGTCACCGTCCCCCAGCTGGTGGAGGATATGGTCGAGAAAGGCGCCCGGCTGATCATCGCCAACTCCGATGACATGAAGGACGGAGCCCGTCAGGCCGCTCTCATGTACCCGGGCGTCCGTTTTATCCATGTTTCAGGAGACGACGTTCTGACGGGAAAGGCCCCGAAAAATTTGAGCAATCTTATGGGGCGCATGGAGTACGGCAAGATGATGGCCGGTTTCGCGGCGGCCCTTTCCACCAAGACCGGCAAGCTGGCCTACCTGGGCCCCCTTTTGAACGAAGAGACCCGCAGGCTGACCGCCTCCGCCTACCTGGGCGCCCGATACGCCTGGGAAAAGGTCCTGGGAAAGGACCCGAAGGATTTGACGTTCAAGGTCACCTGGATCGGCTTCTGGTTCAACATTCCGGGCGTCACGGCGGATCCCACCCAGGTGACGCGGAATTTTTTCAACTCGGGCCATGACGTGGTCATCTCGGGCATCGACACCACCGAGGCCCTGGTGGTGGCCGATCAGAAGCGCCGGGAAGGCAAACGCGTGTGGGCCGTTCCATACGATTATGTGGGGGCGTGCGGGAGCGCCCCGGAGGTCTGCCTGGGGGTCCCGTACTTTAACTGGGGACCGGATTATGTGAATTTTATCAAAAAGCTTCGGGCGGGCCGGTGGGAATCGGAATGGATATGGTCCCATCCCGACTGGAAGAACATCAACGATCCCGACTCCAGCCCCGTGGGGTTCATCCCGGGAAAAGGGCTTTCGGCAAACGCGAAAAAATCCCTGGACGCCTTTATTCAGGATTTGGGCTCCGGGGCCGTGAACCTTTTCACCGGTCCGCTGGACTACCAGGACGGAAGCGTTTTTGTTAAAAAGGGGGAGACGGCCACCGATTCCCAGGTATGGCGCATGCGGGATCTTCTGAAGGGCATGACCGGCCGGGGCGCGGCGGAATAA
- a CDS encoding conserved hypothetical protein (Evidence 4 : Unknown function but conserved in other organisms) yields the protein MDFTPSPIQTLALWRLLFSDDPAPMQSRLKPRLTPAQRKELADAGLICLSKRGRAFYVELTEKAWAWAEKNLDAPFSRTVNAAAPFACLLSALKRHMAAENIPLTEILRPKENGEKHKKAETSRNAVSPGRGIRRGKDHEKDQGKKRIKAACLEASGGRLNVRIRLARLREIADDIPPRTLEAIIRDMQLDGTAVLYPLDDPSEITPEDEAAAVLVMGRKNHILYMTSM from the coding sequence ATGGACTTCACGCCCTCTCCCATACAGACCCTGGCTCTCTGGCGTCTTTTGTTCTCCGACGACCCGGCGCCCATGCAGTCCAGGCTCAAGCCCCGTCTGACCCCGGCCCAGAGAAAGGAGCTGGCCGACGCCGGTCTTATTTGTCTTTCAAAGCGTGGGCGGGCCTTTTATGTGGAGCTGACGGAAAAAGCCTGGGCCTGGGCCGAAAAAAACCTCGACGCGCCTTTTTCCCGCACCGTCAACGCGGCGGCGCCTTTCGCCTGTCTGCTTTCAGCGCTCAAGCGCCACATGGCGGCCGAAAACATCCCCCTGACCGAAATATTGCGCCCCAAAGAAAACGGCGAAAAACATAAAAAAGCCGAAACGTCCCGAAACGCGGTTTCGCCCGGGCGGGGAATTCGCCGAGGCAAAGACCATGAGAAAGACCAGGGAAAAAAAAGGATCAAAGCCGCCTGCCTGGAGGCGTCCGGCGGAAGATTAAACGTTCGGATCCGCCTGGCCCGTCTGCGCGAAATCGCGGATGACATTCCCCCCCGGACCCTGGAGGCGATCATCCGAGACATGCAATTGGACGGGACCGCGGTTCTCTACCCCTTGGACGACCCGTCTGAAATCACGCCGGAGGACGAGGCGGCGGCCGTCTTAGTCATGGGGAGAAAAAACCACATCCTGTACATGACCTCGATGTGA
- a CDS encoding putative ATPase-like protein (Evidence 3 : Putative function from multiple computational evidences), whose product MIHPGALENADFNWTLNVKSVWEPSPHDVPELRREFKKNISRDLDQMAESPSSLSPLGHVLSGPAGSGKTHLLGALRRENEKKIGAFILADMTHAPDFSETILSGYVDSLQRPPGNDPNGAPQFQEWLTHMLFGLKLAKPGQRPAKKLSKSGYKKLIRQKEKITRRLLSLYPAEMRAHKDALTALLLLNSASPGISQVGYQWLRGLEIQKNEKDAFGFARTRENPNRIIASLSRLMSLKGPAILALDQLDSTVIRRHLASGDGSGGRLSDRQGLSMSRLEEIGGGLMALRDMTSRTLIVVSCLETTWQALMEKTVASAAHRFHPPHRLGPVIKSKTAESIAAVRLAPAYKKAKFIPPYPSWPFRPSAFETARELFPREILQRCDRHREMCLKQKKIQELTSFGGPGSDAQPESPPGGTNQSGKRDEWNHTFKNLKKNADISRIFEGEDGETRAAALIQSAFKSFVCENDFPKNAETALETEFRGDGKYPPLHARIQVIFPSSKNSGGKNRERHFCARAIFKTHVIAFQARLKAAMTASGIGPNAPDRRMVIASLGPAAPPGGEKTLAMVDWFKENGGIFARLSDDDLKTMLALQAMENERSPGFLNWLKEQKPATGLEFMESATPFLLEKKPEKPPAPLPDSPAPDSAPQGDFVLGLGADPDPEADPADAEKQKTADVIAVPPGIFAGASMILSGEGSGKNALVLSLVRSAAALNAPTVIFDSGGAFGEISSLGNPESHDFDIDKKSMQTWRKPGVEPGRLFRERESSIQGFAKIHAPVFDASGMIANFKVLDELMVRVCRTLIQWMKNRPDAPGVLNGLLIFDEASRFIPASGKGESPPLIRELIEMARKKGFGLIFATESPGDVSLDLMDRRSCYFLGKASSPAAINIINSRRKPHKRDNGDIPRLPGGKFHFVGPGGMEYVFQVR is encoded by the coding sequence ATGATTCATCCCGGCGCCCTTGAAAACGCGGATTTCAACTGGACCCTGAACGTCAAAAGCGTGTGGGAGCCCTCTCCCCATGATGTCCCGGAACTGCGCCGGGAATTTAAAAAAAACATCTCCCGGGACCTGGACCAGATGGCGGAAAGCCCCTCTTCCCTGTCGCCCCTGGGGCATGTGCTGTCCGGGCCGGCCGGCTCGGGGAAAACCCACCTGCTGGGGGCGCTGAGACGGGAAAATGAAAAAAAAATCGGCGCCTTCATCCTGGCGGACATGACCCACGCCCCGGACTTTTCCGAAACCATCCTTTCGGGATATGTGGACTCCCTGCAACGGCCCCCGGGAAACGACCCCAACGGGGCGCCCCAGTTCCAGGAATGGCTCACCCATATGCTTTTCGGCCTCAAACTGGCCAAACCCGGCCAACGGCCCGCTAAAAAACTCTCCAAATCCGGCTATAAAAAACTCATCCGCCAAAAAGAGAAAATCACCCGCCGTCTTTTAAGCCTCTACCCCGCTGAAATGCGCGCCCATAAAGACGCCCTGACGGCCCTTCTGCTTCTCAACTCCGCCTCTCCCGGGATTTCCCAGGTCGGGTACCAGTGGCTGCGGGGCCTTGAGATCCAAAAAAACGAAAAAGACGCCTTCGGCTTCGCCCGGACAAGGGAAAACCCAAACCGGATCATCGCCTCCCTCTCCCGGCTCATGAGCCTCAAGGGGCCCGCCATACTGGCCCTGGACCAGCTCGACTCCACTGTGATCCGACGCCATCTGGCCTCGGGAGACGGCTCCGGCGGGCGTCTGTCCGACCGGCAGGGTTTGTCCATGTCGCGCCTGGAGGAGATCGGCGGCGGGCTCATGGCGCTTCGGGACATGACCTCAAGGACCCTCATCGTGGTCTCATGTCTGGAGACCACCTGGCAGGCGCTCATGGAAAAAACCGTGGCCTCCGCCGCCCACCGCTTTCATCCGCCCCATCGCCTGGGGCCGGTCATCAAAAGCAAAACCGCCGAAAGCATAGCGGCGGTAAGACTCGCCCCGGCGTACAAAAAGGCGAAATTTATCCCCCCCTACCCCTCCTGGCCCTTCCGGCCGTCGGCCTTTGAAACCGCCCGGGAGCTTTTCCCCCGGGAAATACTCCAGAGATGCGACCGCCATCGGGAGATGTGCCTCAAACAAAAAAAGATTCAGGAGCTGACCTCCTTCGGCGGGCCGGGGTCGGACGCCCAGCCGGAAAGCCCCCCCGGCGGCACGAACCAGTCGGGCAAGCGGGATGAATGGAACCACACATTCAAAAACCTGAAAAAAAACGCCGACATCTCCAGAATTTTCGAGGGGGAAGACGGGGAAACACGCGCGGCCGCGCTCATTCAAAGCGCGTTTAAAAGCTTTGTTTGCGAAAACGATTTTCCGAAAAACGCCGAAACGGCCCTGGAAACCGAATTCCGGGGGGACGGGAAATACCCGCCCCTTCACGCCCGGATCCAGGTCATTTTCCCCTCTTCAAAAAACAGCGGGGGAAAAAACCGGGAAAGGCATTTTTGCGCCCGGGCCATCTTCAAAACCCATGTCATCGCCTTCCAGGCGCGTCTGAAAGCCGCCATGACCGCCTCCGGGATCGGCCCGAACGCGCCGGACAGACGCATGGTCATAGCGTCCCTGGGGCCGGCGGCGCCCCCGGGGGGCGAAAAAACCCTGGCCATGGTGGACTGGTTCAAAGAAAACGGGGGAATCTTCGCAAGGCTTTCAGATGACGATCTTAAAACCATGCTGGCCCTCCAGGCCATGGAAAACGAGCGAAGCCCCGGGTTTCTTAACTGGCTCAAGGAACAAAAACCCGCCACAGGGCTGGAATTCATGGAGAGCGCGACGCCTTTTCTCCTTGAAAAAAAGCCGGAAAAGCCCCCTGCCCCTCTTCCGGATTCCCCCGCGCCCGACTCCGCCCCCCAGGGGGATTTTGTCCTGGGTCTGGGCGCCGACCCGGACCCCGAAGCGGATCCGGCGGACGCGGAAAAACAAAAAACCGCCGACGTCATCGCCGTCCCCCCGGGAATTTTCGCCGGGGCCTCCATGATCCTTTCCGGCGAGGGGTCCGGGAAAAACGCCCTGGTTTTAAGCCTTGTCCGAAGCGCCGCCGCTTTAAACGCCCCGACCGTGATTTTTGACTCAGGGGGGGCGTTTGGAGAAATCTCATCCCTGGGAAACCCGGAATCCCATGATTTCGACATTGACAAAAAAAGCATGCAGACCTGGAGAAAACCGGGCGTGGAGCCGGGCCGCCTCTTCCGGGAGCGGGAATCGTCCATCCAGGGGTTTGCGAAAATTCATGCGCCGGTGTTTGACGCCTCGGGCATGATCGCCAATTTCAAAGTTCTGGATGAGCTGATGGTCCGGGTCTGCCGAACCCTTATTCAATGGATGAAAAACAGGCCCGACGCCCCCGGCGTCCTGAACGGGCTGCTCATCTTTGACGAGGCGTCCCGCTTCATCCCCGCCTCGGGCAAGGGCGAGTCCCCCCCGCTCATCCGGGAGCTGATCGAAATGGCGCGAAAAAAGGGTTTCGGGCTGATTTTCGCCACAGAATCGCCCGGGGATGTGAGCCTGGATCTCATGGACCGGCGCTCATGCTACTTTCTCGGAAAGGCCAGCTCGCCTGCGGCCATCAATATCATCAACAGCCGCCGAAAGCCCCATAAGCGCGACAACGGGGACATTCCCCGCCTTCCCGGCGGAAAATTCCATTTCGTGGGGCCCGGCGGAATGGAATATGTCTTCCAGGTTCGGTGA
- a CDS encoding conserved membrane hypothetical protein (Evidence 4 : Unknown function but conserved in other organisms): MPQEILTTEQKEFRRKWVVLISALESLFESGIKIFAAIYTGSAGLLADSIHSAADVAGSFLVWIGVRLAPQKFKRFPFGFYKIENLLALAIGLAILYGAYEILQVFISGGSVLPKNIPVGIAAVLAGMTLDFFWGRFEAKSGRLINSPGIEASGNHTLSDVFSSLVVLIGLAGALFGVNLDRWAALFVALIIVKIGGEIIWDNLKVLLDISLDAEKIKSYSQLLSRQPGVTKVKKISGRNAGSFRFLHLSLGIKAYEIEQAKKIVINLKKALKDSDPAIDQIFIQYTHELPAVLTILIPSEEGGRKVSAHFGDSKTLTILKYDQESGTYTDLTTEPNPFREDDKQRGIKLAHYISDKGIDSVCCQKDLSGKGPGLLLHQLGVDLRRTKINDMEELLGDYFGNTQS, encoded by the coding sequence ATGCCCCAGGAAATTTTAACAACTGAGCAAAAGGAATTCAGACGTAAATGGGTTGTGCTTATCTCTGCCCTTGAGTCGCTGTTTGAGAGCGGTATTAAGATTTTTGCCGCGATCTATACAGGCAGCGCGGGCCTTTTGGCAGATTCTATTCATTCCGCAGCCGATGTCGCCGGGTCGTTTCTGGTCTGGATCGGGGTAAGGCTGGCTCCCCAAAAATTCAAACGTTTTCCTTTCGGATTCTACAAAATTGAGAACCTGCTGGCGTTAGCCATAGGTCTGGCCATTCTGTACGGCGCATACGAGATTCTCCAGGTTTTCATTTCAGGGGGAAGCGTCTTGCCGAAAAATATCCCGGTCGGCATTGCCGCCGTTTTAGCCGGCATGACGCTGGATTTTTTTTGGGGCCGATTTGAGGCAAAATCCGGCAGGCTGATCAACTCACCTGGCATTGAGGCAAGCGGCAATCATACGTTGTCAGATGTGTTCTCTTCATTGGTTGTCCTGATCGGCCTGGCAGGGGCGCTGTTTGGGGTAAACCTTGACCGCTGGGCCGCCTTGTTTGTCGCTTTAATAATTGTCAAGATAGGGGGAGAGATCATCTGGGATAATCTCAAAGTTCTCCTTGATATTTCATTGGATGCTGAAAAAATAAAATCATACTCCCAACTGCTCTCTCGGCAGCCAGGAGTTACAAAAGTGAAAAAGATCTCTGGCCGAAATGCCGGTAGCTTCAGGTTTTTGCATCTTTCCCTCGGGATAAAAGCGTATGAAATTGAACAAGCCAAAAAGATTGTGATCAATTTAAAAAAGGCGCTCAAGGATAGCGACCCCGCCATTGACCAAATTTTTATCCAGTATACCCATGAGCTGCCTGCTGTCTTAACCATTCTAATTCCCTCTGAAGAAGGCGGGAGGAAGGTGTCCGCTCATTTTGGCGATTCCAAGACTCTCACGATTCTTAAATATGATCAGGAATCAGGGACGTATACTGATCTGACGACTGAACCCAACCCTTTTCGGGAAGATGATAAGCAGCGTGGCATTAAACTGGCGCATTACATATCTGACAAGGGGATCGATTCGGTTTGTTGTCAAAAGGACTTATCGGGCAAGGGGCCGGGGTTGTTATTGCATCAATTGGGCGTTGATTTGCGGCGCACAAAAATCAATGACATGGAAGAACTGCTTGGCGACTATTTTGGCAATACTCAAAGTTGA